A genome region from Solirubrobacter pauli includes the following:
- a CDS encoding SDR family NAD(P)-dependent oxidoreductase, with protein MTLLERFQLDGKVALITGASSGLGAAFATGLAEAGADIAICARRAEKLEQTRRAVEALGRRCVAVTADVSAPEDCTRVVEETVAALGRVDVLVNNAGVGTAVPATRETPEQFRQVIDVNLNGSYWMAQACARVMAPGSSIVNIGSVLGSTTAGLPQAAYSSSKAAIIGLTRDLAVQWTGRKGIRVNAIAPGFFPSEMTEQYPDGYLESQQARLPAGRPGEPEELTAALVFLASDASSYVTGIVLPVDGGMLAT; from the coding sequence GTGACGCTGCTCGAGCGCTTCCAGCTCGACGGCAAGGTGGCGCTGATCACCGGCGCGTCCTCCGGGCTCGGCGCCGCGTTCGCGACGGGGCTCGCGGAGGCCGGCGCGGACATCGCGATCTGCGCCCGCCGCGCCGAGAAGCTCGAGCAGACCCGGCGCGCCGTCGAGGCGCTCGGCCGCCGCTGCGTCGCGGTGACCGCCGACGTGTCCGCGCCCGAGGACTGCACGCGCGTGGTCGAGGAGACCGTGGCCGCGCTCGGCCGGGTCGACGTGCTCGTCAACAACGCGGGCGTCGGCACCGCCGTACCCGCCACGCGTGAGACGCCCGAGCAGTTCCGGCAGGTGATCGACGTCAACCTCAACGGCTCCTACTGGATGGCGCAGGCGTGTGCGCGCGTGATGGCGCCCGGCTCGAGCATCGTCAACATCGGCTCCGTGCTCGGCTCCACCACGGCCGGGCTGCCCCAGGCCGCCTACAGCTCGAGCAAGGCCGCGATCATCGGCCTCACGCGCGATCTCGCCGTGCAGTGGACGGGCCGCAAGGGCATCCGCGTGAACGCGATCGCCCCGGGCTTCTTCCCGAGCGAGATGACCGAGCAGTACCCGGACGGCTACCTCGAGTCCCAGCAGGCGCGGCTGCCCGCCGGTCGCCCCGGGGAGCCGGAGGAGCTGACGGCCGCGCTCGTGTTCCTCGCCAGCGACGCGTCCTCGTACGTCACCGGGATCGTCCTCCCGGTCGACGGCGGCATGCTCGCTACCTAG
- a CDS encoding ABC transporter permease → MSGRLTRDTLTLAERNLIRLPRNPDMLLAFTVQPIMFVLLFAFVFGGAIETPGFSDYIDFLIPGMIVQQIAFGGFTTALGLAEDMTKGLIDRFRSLPTARASVLAGRTLADVATNLLSVAILLTTGFVIGFRFDAAVPEILGGIALLLLFGYAFSWIFAVIGMSVSSPEAANGVGFILVFPITFISSAFVPVESMPAGLQQVAEVNPVSTMVDALRALWLGGDMGNSLWLSVVWCIVLIALFAPLAVRKYRLSASA, encoded by the coding sequence ATGAGCGGGCGGCTGACGCGCGACACGCTCACGCTCGCGGAGCGCAACCTGATCCGGCTCCCGCGCAACCCGGACATGCTGCTGGCCTTCACGGTGCAGCCGATCATGTTCGTGCTGCTGTTCGCGTTCGTCTTCGGCGGCGCGATCGAGACGCCCGGCTTCTCCGACTACATCGACTTCCTGATCCCGGGGATGATCGTCCAGCAGATCGCGTTCGGCGGCTTCACGACCGCGCTCGGGCTGGCCGAGGACATGACGAAGGGCCTGATCGACCGCTTCCGCTCGCTGCCGACGGCACGCGCCTCGGTGCTCGCCGGCCGCACGCTCGCGGACGTCGCGACGAACCTGCTGTCGGTGGCGATCCTGCTGACGACGGGCTTCGTGATCGGGTTCCGCTTCGACGCGGCCGTGCCCGAGATCCTCGGAGGGATCGCACTGCTGCTGCTGTTCGGCTACGCGTTCAGCTGGATCTTCGCCGTGATCGGCATGAGCGTGTCCTCGCCGGAAGCGGCGAACGGCGTCGGCTTCATCCTCGTGTTCCCGATCACGTTCATCAGCTCCGCGTTCGTGCCGGTCGAGTCGATGCCGGCGGGGCTGCAGCAGGTGGCGGAGGTCAACCCGGTGTCCACGATGGTCGATGCGCTGCGCGCGTTGTGGCTCGGCGGAGACATGGGCAACAGCCTGTGGCTGAGCGTCGTCTGGTGCATCGTGCTGATCGCGCTGTTCGCCCCGCTCGCGGTGCGCAAGTACCGCCTCAGCGCTTCGGCGTAG
- a CDS encoding LacI family DNA-binding transcriptional regulator, which yields MGRPNVTSADVAAAAGVSRATVSYVLNGVDARVSDETRQRVLEAARTLGYTPNAMASALRAGRTSVVIFALPNWPLGPVLGAFLSACVAELDRLGYTPLVHFIHASGPDGLAKACDRVRPVGLIAPAGDLPPERIEALRGNGTRGFVLLSRAPVAGVPTFILNQGRIGEVAIEHLAERGHTRVLALTPLDPQLGDLGDVRLAGAQTAAERLGVTLTHVPADELQRGLKSEPTGVYAFNDELALGAREALPDGVALIGSDDSPAARLSHPRLTTIRFGGPDNPGRIARALHAQVEGETVAEPVIETEPTVVQGETT from the coding sequence GTGGGGCGACCAAACGTAACCAGCGCGGACGTCGCGGCCGCGGCGGGCGTGAGCCGCGCGACCGTCAGCTACGTGCTCAACGGCGTCGACGCGCGGGTGTCGGACGAGACGCGCCAGCGGGTCCTGGAGGCCGCCCGCACGCTGGGCTACACGCCCAACGCGATGGCCTCGGCGCTGCGCGCGGGCCGCACCTCGGTGGTCATCTTCGCGCTGCCGAACTGGCCGCTCGGCCCCGTGCTCGGCGCGTTCCTGAGCGCGTGCGTCGCCGAGCTCGACCGGCTCGGCTACACCCCGCTCGTCCACTTCATCCACGCCTCCGGCCCGGACGGCCTGGCGAAGGCGTGCGATCGCGTACGCCCGGTCGGCCTGATCGCGCCCGCCGGTGACCTCCCGCCCGAGCGGATCGAGGCGCTGCGCGGCAACGGCACGCGCGGCTTCGTGCTGCTGAGCCGCGCGCCCGTCGCCGGCGTGCCGACGTTCATCCTCAACCAGGGCCGGATCGGCGAGGTGGCGATCGAGCACCTGGCCGAGCGCGGCCACACGCGCGTGCTCGCGCTCACGCCCCTGGACCCGCAGCTCGGGGACCTCGGCGACGTGCGCCTGGCAGGCGCGCAGACCGCGGCCGAGCGCCTCGGCGTGACGCTCACGCACGTGCCCGCCGACGAGCTGCAGCGCGGGCTGAAGAGCGAGCCGACCGGCGTCTACGCGTTCAACGACGAGCTGGCGCTCGGGGCGCGCGAGGCACTGCCGGACGGCGTCGCGCTGATCGGCTCCGACGACAGCCCGGCCGCGCGGCTCTCGCACCCGCGCCTCACAACGATCCGCTTCGGCGGCCCCGACAACCCGGGCCGGATCGCCCGTGCGTTGCACGCGCAGGTCGAAGGGGAGACGGTCGCGGAGCCCGTCATCGAGACCGAGCCCACCGTCGTGCAGGGTGAGACCACGTGA